The following coding sequences lie in one Oryza brachyantha chromosome 10, ObraRS2, whole genome shotgun sequence genomic window:
- the LOC102713854 gene encoding cyclin-P4-1: MTTGEEAAAVPRVVAILSSLLQRVAERNDAAAVDVGAAAKRQQQQQAQAVSAFHGLTKPAISVGGYLERIFRFANCSPSCYVVAYIYLDRFLRRRPALAVDSFNVHRLLITSVLTAVKFVDDICYNNAYFARVGGISLMEMNYLEVDFLFGIAFDLNVTPAAFASYCAVLQSEMAYLEQPAAVDLPSLHCCPSDQDDAGCCHHKQQQQQQQQQHQHQHQLTV, encoded by the exons ATGACgacgggggaggaggcggcggcggtgccgcgGGTGGTGGCGATCCTGTCGTCGCTGCTCCAGCGGGTGGCGGAGCGgaacgacgcggcggcggtggacgtcggggcggcggcgaagcggcagcagcagcagcaggcgcaGGCGGTGTCGGCGTTCCATGGGTTGACGAAGCCGGCGATATCCGTCGGCGGGTACCTGGAGCGGATCTTCCGGTTCGCCAACTGCAGCCCGTCGTGCTATGTCGTCGCCTACATCTACCTGGACCggttcctccgccgccggcccgccctcgccgtcgactCCTTCAACGTCCACCGCCTCCTCATCACCTCCGTCCTCACCGCCGTCAAGTTCGTCGACGACAT ATGCTACAACAATGCCTACTTCGCGAGGGTGGGAGGCATCAGCCTGATGGAGATGAACTACCTGGAGGTGGACTTCCTCTTCGGCATCGCCTTCGACCTCAACGTCACGCCGGCCGCCTTCGCCTCCTACTGCGCCGTGCTGCAGAGCGAGATGGCCTACCTGGAgcagccggccgccgtcgatcTCCCCAGCCTGCACTGCTGCCCGTCCGATCAGGACGATGCCGGCTGCTGCCATcacaagcagcagcaacagcaacaacaacagcagcatcagcatcagcatcagctGACTGTCTGA
- the LOC102699261 gene encoding PRA1 family protein B2-like yields MGAAGAGAIRRAASAAADRACSAARGARRALSRFAPRPSAFGAAADAEAAAVRAVRNLRTFRFHYAALQWALLLASLAPRHRASMLFLMAASKGLLLYGGLLRVFPNSALLRRLLDGRLVALVFVALVLADLAAAGAIANLLAALSVGVPVIVLHASFRVRDDLEGPSLSSLATENGEEETAAVVEKKEDGDVEAGPTRRSMATAPRSPK; encoded by the coding sequence AtgggcgcggccggcgcgggggcgatccggcgggcggcgtcggcggcggcggacagggcgtgctcggcggcgaggggtgCGCGGCGGGCGCTGTCCAGGTTCGCGCCGCGGCCGTCTGCgttcggcgccgcggcggacgcggaggccgcggcggtgcGCGCCGTGCGCAACCTCCGCACGTTCCGGTTCCACTACGCCGCGCTGCAGTGGGCGCTCCTCCTCGCGTCGCTCGCGCCGCGGCACAGGGCCTCGATGCTCTTCCTCATGGCGGCGTCCAAGGGCCTCCTCCTCTACGGGGGCCTCCTCAGGGTGTTCCCGAACTCGGCGCTGCTCCGGCGCCTCCTCGacggccgcctcgtcgcccTCGTCTTCGTCGCGCTCGTGctcgccgacctcgccgccgccggcgccatcgccaacctcctcgccgcgctctccgTCGGTGTCCCGGTCATCGTGCTCCACGCGTCCTTCCGTGTCCGCGACGACCTCGAAGGGCCCTCGCTGTCGTCCTTGGCAACAGAgaacggcgaggaggagacggcggccgtggtggagaagaaggaggacggcgacgtcgaggcAGGGCCGACGCGGCGATccatggcgacggcgccaAGATCGCCGAAGTGA